A stretch of the Dioscorea cayenensis subsp. rotundata cultivar TDr96_F1 chromosome 4, TDr96_F1_v2_PseudoChromosome.rev07_lg8_w22 25.fasta, whole genome shotgun sequence genome encodes the following:
- the LOC120258412 gene encoding uncharacterized protein LOC120258412, whose amino-acid sequence MATANNASSSTATVEDAAVRAASKRYEGLMMVRTKAIKGKGAWYWAHLEPILVRNTDTGLAKAVKLRCLLCDALFSASNPSRTASEHLKRGTCPNFSSSPSPHPRPISSIAPPPNSRKRSPPFHVSPLALVDPSSYSSTPPPPPPPPPPPQQQLVLSGGKEDLSALEMFEASVKRLKSPKASPGPALSKPQIDTAMALLADWVHESCGAVSLSALSHPKFRSFLHQVGLPPISPRDLTGPLLDSRFDEARLDSDARLRDALFFQLASHGWKPPFPAADPVVSLTANLPNGTTLFCNTVFVHNPRVPSKYAEEILWDAVTGLCAGGLEQRCVGIIADRFKNKALRELENRKQWMINIPCQLQALRSLLKDFARELPLFHSAAANCSKLASFFNSESQVRVLFHKYQLQELDHSGLLRVPPRQSESSHDFDPIFAMFEDVMGNARPLQSVVHDENYKLACAEDSTARELSEMIRDVRLWNELEAVLSLVKVVKSMAAELETERPLLGQCLPLWDDLRSKVKQWCSKFSIDHGVADKVIEKRFKKNYHPAWSAAFILDPLYLIKDASGKYLPPFKCLTSEQEKDVDKLITRLVSPEEAHIALMELMKWRSEGLDPLYAQAVQMKQPDPMTGKMRIANPTSSRLVWETCLSEFKSLGKVAVRLIFLHCTSCSFKSNPSLLRLATTHAPPASRTAIDRIQKMIFVAAHSKLERRDFSSEEDKDAELFASEREDDVLNEAFMDV is encoded by the coding sequence GTTCTCGGCGTCCAACCCATCACGCACCGCCTCCGAGCATCTCAAGCGTGGGACGTGCCCCAACTTCTCCTCTTCGCCTTCGCCTCACCCTCGTCCAATCTCTTCTATCGCCCCGCCTCCCAACTCTCGCAAGCGCTCCCCTCCTTTCCATGTCTCCCCGCTCGCTCTCGTCGATCCTTCTTCGTATTCCTCCACTCCCCcaccgccaccaccaccacctccgcCGCCGCAACAACAACTTGTGCTTTCCGGCGGGAAGGAGGATCTCAGCGCTCTGGAGATGTTTGAAGCCAGCGTGAAGAGGCTTAAGAGTCCGAAGGCTTCTCCTGGTCCTGCGCTTTCGAAGCCTCAGATTGATACGGCGATGGCGTTGCTCGCCGATTGGGTGCACGAGTCTTGTGGAGCTGTGTCTCTCTCCGCTCTCTCCCACCCAAAGTTCCGATCTTTTCTACACCAGGTCGGCCTTCCTCCCATCTCTCCCCGCGACCTCACCGGCCCTCTCTTGGACTCCCGCTTCGACGAGGCCCGCCTCGACTCCGATGCTCGTCTCCGCGACGCGCTCTTCTTCCAGCTCGCCTCTCATGGCTGGAAACCACCTTTCCCCGCCGCCGACCCCGTCGTCAGCCTCACCGCCAACCTCCCCAACGGCACTACCCTCTTTTGCAACACAGTCTTCGTCCACAACCCTCGTGTGCCCTCCAAGTACGCGGAGGAGATCCTCTGGGACGCCGTCACTGGGCTTTGCGCCGGCGGGCTGGAGCAACGTTGTGTGGGGATCATCGCCGACCGGTTCAAGAACAAGGCCTTGCGTGAGCTTGAGAACCGGAAACAGTGGATGATCAACATCCCTTGCCAGCTTCAGGCTCTCCGCAGCCTTCTCAAGGACTTCGCCCGCGAGCTCCCTCTCTTCCACTCCGCCGCCGCCAACTGCTCCAAGCTCGCATCTTTCTTCAACTCTGAGTCTCAGGTTCGCGTCCTCTTCCACAAGTACCAACTCCAAGAACTCGACCACTCCGGCCTCCTCCGCGTGCCACCTCGCCAATCCGAATCCTCGCACGACTTCGACCCTATCTTCGCTATGTTCGAGGACGTAATGGGCAACGCCCGGCCCCTACAATCGGTGGTTCACGATGAGAACTACAAGCTAGCGTGCGCCGAAGACTCCACCGCTCGAGAGCTCTCCGAGATGATCCGAGACGTTAGACTCTGGAATGAATTAGAAGCCGTGCTTTCCCTCGTCAAGGTAGTGAAGTCCATGGCTGCGGAGTTGGAAACCGAGCGGCCATTGCTCGGACAATGTCTACCATTATGGGATGACTTACGGTCAAAAGTGAAGCAATGGTGCTCAAAGTTCAGCATTGATCATGGGGTTGCCGACAAGGTGATAGAGAAAAGGTTCAAGAAGAACTACCACCCGGCATGGTCAGCAGCCTTCATCCTTGACCCGTTGTACTTGATCAAGGACGCCAGCGGGAAGTACCTGCCGCCGTTCAAGTGCTTGACGTCGGAGCAGGAGAAGGATGTGGACAAGTTGATAACTCGGTTAGTTTCACCTGAGGAGGCTCACATTGCTCTCATGGAGCTGATGAAGTGGAGATCAGAGGGATTGGATCCTCTCTATGCTCAAGCTGTGCAGATGAAGCAACCTGATCCGATGACCGGAAAGATGAGAATCGCCAACCCGACGAGCAGCCGGTTGGTGTGGGAGACATGCCTAAGCGAGTTCAAATCACTAGGGAAGGTGGCTGTCAGACTTATCTTCCTCCATTGCACTTCATGCAGCTTCAAGAGTAATCCTTCACTTCTCCGGTTAGCCACCACGCATGCACCGCCGGCATCCCGGACCGCCATTGATCGAATACAAAAGATGATCTTTGTAGCAGCACACTCAAAGCTGGAAAGGCGGGATTTTTCCAGTGAGGAAGATAAAGACGCTGAGCTCTTTGCCAGTGAAAGAGAGGATGATGTACTCAATGAGGCTTTCATGGATGTCTAG